The following proteins are encoded in a genomic region of Shinella zoogloeoides:
- a CDS encoding imelysin family protein, with the protein MLRSSLLRFAALAGASLMLSTALPAMAQEEATAAPPELTDESVVGVMTHAVDDVIRPGYRAFEASAGELAEATTAFCKAPSDDSRKAVDDAFRQAVADWGRIEMVRIGPVLDDNRFERILFYPDRKSTGLKQVQALLQKADEADTKAAAMGEKSVAIQGFGALEFALYGTGSEDLTKTPESFRCRYAAAVASHIETTAGQLTAAWDAPDGVQQHWKHPGPQNPVFRTGREAMTALLGILVHGTEAVRDQRIETFYRKGGTPRPKSAVFWRSGNTWTSIDANLEGLQTLFDRSGIAEFVDPGRTSLSGNVDFAMKALRGVAQTVDPDIEKAVSTPADEKKIGFLLTNTRDLILALNGDFGGAIGLGAGFSFADGD; encoded by the coding sequence ATGCTGCGTTCATCCCTGCTGCGTTTCGCCGCCCTTGCCGGGGCAAGCCTGATGCTTTCCACCGCCCTTCCGGCCATGGCGCAGGAAGAGGCGACGGCCGCGCCGCCCGAGCTCACCGACGAGAGCGTCGTCGGCGTCATGACCCATGCCGTCGACGACGTCATCCGCCCCGGCTACCGGGCATTCGAGGCATCCGCCGGCGAGCTGGCCGAGGCGACGACCGCCTTCTGCAAGGCGCCTTCGGACGATTCGCGCAAGGCAGTGGACGACGCCTTCCGGCAGGCCGTCGCGGACTGGGGCCGCATCGAGATGGTGCGCATCGGCCCCGTTCTCGATGACAACCGCTTCGAGCGCATCCTCTTCTACCCCGACCGCAAGAGCACCGGCCTCAAGCAGGTGCAGGCGCTGCTCCAGAAGGCGGACGAGGCGGACACCAAGGCCGCGGCAATGGGCGAAAAGAGCGTCGCCATCCAGGGGTTCGGCGCGCTTGAATTCGCGCTCTACGGCACGGGTTCCGAAGACCTTACAAAGACGCCGGAAAGCTTCCGCTGCCGCTACGCCGCCGCCGTCGCCAGCCATATCGAGACGACGGCCGGGCAGCTCACGGCGGCCTGGGACGCGCCCGACGGCGTCCAGCAGCACTGGAAGCATCCGGGACCGCAGAACCCCGTCTTCCGCACCGGCCGGGAGGCGATGACCGCCCTGCTCGGCATTCTCGTGCACGGGACGGAAGCGGTGCGCGACCAGCGCATCGAGACCTTCTACCGCAAGGGCGGCACGCCGCGGCCGAAATCGGCGGTCTTCTGGCGCTCCGGCAACACCTGGACCTCGATCGACGCCAATCTCGAAGGCCTGCAGACGCTCTTCGACCGGTCCGGCATCGCCGAATTCGTCGATCCCGGCCGCACGTCGCTCAGCGGCAATGTCGATTTCGCGATGAAGGCACTACGCGGCGTCGCACAGACCGTCGACCCAGACATCGAGAAGGCCGTCTCCACGCCGGCGGACGAGAAGAAGATCGGCTTCCTCCTCACCAATACCCGCGACCTGATCCTGGCGCTCAACGGTGATTTCGGCGGCGCGATCGGCCTCGGCGCCGGCTTCTCCTTCGCGGACGGCGACTGA
- a CDS encoding di-heme oxidoredictase family protein: protein MTERPARRLLAVSAAFTVAAGVFVIGSAYSATREREDLSAKDLKRVAAVTALATDFSKAEQYEAMSAGAATSLASVDVNSFSHFSENITFEERGTFKLGNALFQKLWVSSPSSTQASDGLGPLYNARSCQSCHIKDGRGHPPEGAADATSMFLRLARPAATAEEEAALKSFHAMSLPDPIYGRQLQDQAIPGLKAEGHMAIDYREEPVTLAGGEVVRLRRPTYSITDLAYGDLDPATTLSPRVTQPMLGLGLVQAIHEADILALADPDDADGDGISGKAAVAIDPATGRKTLGRFGWKAQAATVRQQSAEAFAMDIGISTPEVPLHDGDCTPAQTACLERPNGVQKRLGDAEAPPPVMDLVTFYAENLAVPARRKASFPETLAGKRVFYETGCVSCHHPKFVTRRDAGNKAHAFQLIWPYSDFLLHDMGEGLADGQPVGVATGREWRTPPLWGIGLTKTVNGHTFFLHDGRARNLTEAILWHGGEAQAARDRFAALEKQDRDALLTFLESL from the coding sequence ATGACAGAACGCCCCGCCCGTCGCCTGCTCGCGGTTTCCGCCGCGTTCACCGTCGCGGCGGGCGTTTTCGTCATCGGCAGCGCGTATTCGGCCACCCGTGAGCGCGAAGACCTTTCCGCGAAGGACCTGAAGCGCGTCGCCGCCGTGACGGCATTGGCGACGGATTTCTCCAAGGCCGAGCAATACGAGGCCATGTCCGCCGGCGCCGCCACCTCGCTTGCGAGCGTCGACGTGAACAGCTTCTCGCATTTCTCGGAGAACATCACCTTCGAGGAGCGCGGGACCTTCAAGCTCGGCAACGCGCTCTTCCAGAAACTCTGGGTCTCCTCCCCCTCCTCCACGCAGGCCTCCGACGGGCTCGGCCCGCTCTACAACGCGCGCTCCTGCCAGTCCTGTCACATCAAGGACGGGCGCGGCCATCCGCCGGAGGGCGCGGCGGACGCGACCTCGATGTTCCTGCGCCTTGCCCGGCCCGCAGCGACGGCGGAGGAAGAGGCGGCGCTGAAGAGCTTCCATGCGATGAGCCTGCCCGACCCCATCTACGGCCGCCAGCTTCAGGACCAGGCCATTCCCGGCCTCAAGGCCGAGGGCCACATGGCCATCGACTACAGGGAAGAGCCGGTGACGCTTGCCGGCGGCGAGGTCGTGAGGCTGCGCCGCCCCACCTATTCCATCACCGACCTCGCCTATGGCGACCTCGATCCGGCGACGACGCTCTCGCCGCGCGTCACCCAGCCGATGCTCGGCCTCGGTCTCGTGCAGGCGATCCACGAGGCCGACATCCTGGCGCTGGCCGATCCCGACGACGCGGACGGCGACGGCATCAGCGGCAAGGCCGCCGTCGCCATCGACCCGGCCACCGGCAGAAAGACGCTCGGCCGGTTCGGCTGGAAGGCGCAAGCCGCCACCGTGCGCCAGCAGAGCGCCGAGGCCTTCGCCATGGACATCGGCATATCGACGCCGGAAGTGCCGCTCCACGACGGCGATTGCACCCCCGCCCAGACCGCCTGCCTCGAACGGCCCAACGGCGTGCAGAAGCGCCTTGGCGATGCCGAGGCGCCGCCGCCGGTCATGGACCTCGTCACCTTCTATGCCGAGAACCTCGCGGTGCCGGCGCGGCGCAAGGCGAGCTTCCCCGAAACGCTCGCCGGCAAGCGGGTCTTCTACGAGACCGGCTGCGTCTCCTGCCACCATCCGAAATTCGTGACCCGGCGCGATGCCGGCAACAAGGCCCATGCCTTCCAGCTCATCTGGCCCTATTCCGATTTCCTGCTGCACGACATGGGCGAAGGCCTTGCGGACGGGCAGCCGGTGGGCGTTGCGACCGGAAGGGAGTGGCGCACGCCGCCGCTCTGGGGTATCGGCCTTACAAAAACCGTCAACGGCCATACGTTCTTCCTGCACGACGGGCGCGCCCGCAACCTCACCGAGGCCATTCTCTGGCACGGCGGGGAGGCACAGGCGGCGCGCGACCGCTTCGCCGCGCTGGAAAAGCAGGACCGGGACGCCCTTCTGACCTTCCTGGAGAGCCTGTAG
- a CDS encoding imelysin family protein, with the protein MTTSFLRAAAFALAAAASSLAIGSAHAAADPAAIVKHYTDIAHAKYSDALDAAKALDAAIDALIAKPGDDTLKAAREAWLKSRVPYQQTEAYRFGNPIVDEWEGKVNAWPLDEGLIDYVDPSYGTESDENALFVANVIANPKLEIAGKAIDATTITPEVLQELHEAGGVEANVATGYHAIEFLLWGQDLNGTGAGAGNRPATDYDTANCTNGNCDRRAAYLKAASSLLVSDLQDMVTAWSPDGDATKNVTADPKAGITAMLTGMGSLSYGELAGERMKLGLLLHDPEEEHDCFSDNTHNSHYYDVVGIQTVYTGEYTRPDGSKLTGPSLHELVAEKDAALDKEMTAKLDASHTAFKALVDRAEGGEAYDQMIGEGNAEGNKVVQTAIDSLIDQTKTIERVITALDLGKIELEGSDSLDNPGAVFK; encoded by the coding sequence ATGACCACTTCCTTCCTTCGCGCGGCCGCCTTTGCGCTTGCTGCCGCGGCGTCCAGCCTTGCCATCGGTTCCGCCCATGCGGCCGCCGATCCGGCTGCGATCGTCAAGCACTATACGGACATCGCCCACGCCAAGTATTCCGATGCGCTCGACGCCGCCAAGGCGCTCGACGCGGCAATCGACGCCCTCATCGCCAAGCCCGGCGACGACACGCTGAAGGCGGCGCGCGAGGCGTGGCTCAAGTCCCGCGTGCCCTACCAGCAGACGGAAGCCTACCGCTTCGGCAACCCGATCGTCGATGAATGGGAAGGCAAGGTGAACGCCTGGCCGCTCGACGAGGGCCTGATCGACTATGTCGACCCGAGCTACGGCACGGAAAGCGACGAGAACGCGCTCTTCGTCGCCAATGTCATAGCCAATCCGAAGCTGGAAATCGCCGGCAAGGCGATCGACGCCACGACGATCACGCCGGAAGTGCTGCAGGAACTGCATGAAGCGGGCGGCGTCGAAGCGAACGTGGCGACCGGCTACCACGCCATCGAATTCCTGCTGTGGGGCCAGGACCTCAACGGCACGGGTGCGGGCGCCGGCAACCGCCCGGCGACGGACTACGACACGGCCAATTGCACCAACGGCAATTGCGACCGCCGCGCCGCCTACCTGAAGGCCGCCTCCTCGCTGCTCGTCTCCGACCTTCAGGACATGGTCACGGCCTGGTCGCCGGACGGCGACGCCACCAAGAACGTGACGGCCGACCCGAAGGCCGGCATCACCGCCATGCTGACCGGCATGGGCTCGCTCTCCTACGGCGAACTCGCCGGCGAGCGCATGAAGCTCGGCCTCCTGCTGCACGATCCGGAAGAAGAGCACGATTGCTTCTCCGACAATACGCACAACTCGCACTACTACGACGTCGTCGGCATCCAGACCGTCTATACGGGTGAATATACCCGTCCGGACGGCTCCAAGCTGACCGGTCCGTCGCTGCACGAGCTCGTCGCCGAGAAGGACGCCGCGCTCGACAAGGAGATGACGGCCAAGCTCGACGCCAGCCACACCGCCTTCAAGGCGCTGGTGGACCGTGCGGAAGGCGGCGAAGCCTACGACCAGATGATCGGCGAAGGCAATGCGGAGGGCAACAAGGTCGTCCAGACCGCCATCGACAGCCTGATCGACCAGACGAAGACAATCGAGCGCGTCATCACGGCGCTCGACCTCGGCAAGATCGAGCTTGAAGGCTCCGACAGCCTGGACAATCCTGGCGCGGTCTTCAAATAA
- a CDS encoding RsmB/NOP family class I SAM-dependent RNA methyltransferase, protein MRLGGRLSGAIEVLTDIETRRRPVADALKDWGLSHRFAGSGDRAAIGNIVYDALRMKLSHAFLMDDDSPTALGHAVLLRQWGLAPEALAAEFEGDRFAPQPLSQDALAAFHARDLATAPLHVQGDIPEWIQPSFETNFDGEWLAEARALAGRPTLDLRANTLKAGRDKVLKALERNGALASAIARQGIRIPAGEGPSRLPNVTADLAFRKGWFEVQDEGSQIVADLVVPGEGEQVLDFCAGGGGKTLAMAAAMHNKGQVHAYDTDRKRLAPIIERLKRAGTRNVQVHEDLAGLAPMTARFDRVLVDAPCTGTGTWRRRPDTKWRLTEKNLEERLAQQQEALANASAFVRPGGRLIYVTCSILPQENEEQVRGFCKANSDFEILPVMETWQALFGADRPQPRSRDGRTVTLTPASTDTDGFFFCAMGRKG, encoded by the coding sequence ATGCGATTGGGTGGGCGGCTCTCGGGAGCCATCGAGGTTCTGACGGATATCGAGACGCGGCGGCGCCCCGTCGCCGATGCGCTCAAGGACTGGGGCCTTTCCCATCGCTTCGCCGGCTCCGGCGACCGTGCCGCGATCGGCAATATCGTCTACGACGCGCTGCGCATGAAACTGTCGCACGCCTTCCTGATGGACGACGACAGCCCCACCGCCCTCGGCCATGCCGTACTCCTGCGCCAGTGGGGACTTGCCCCCGAGGCGCTTGCCGCCGAGTTCGAGGGCGACCGCTTCGCCCCGCAGCCGCTTTCGCAGGACGCGCTTGCCGCCTTCCACGCCCGCGACCTCGCCACGGCCCCGCTCCATGTGCAGGGCGACATTCCCGAATGGATCCAGCCGTCCTTCGAGACGAACTTCGACGGCGAGTGGCTGGCGGAAGCAAGAGCGCTCGCCGGCCGGCCGACGCTGGACCTCAGAGCCAACACGCTCAAGGCCGGTCGCGACAAGGTGCTGAAGGCGCTGGAGCGCAACGGCGCGCTGGCCTCCGCCATCGCAAGGCAGGGCATCCGCATTCCGGCCGGCGAAGGCCCGTCGCGCCTTCCCAACGTCACCGCGGACCTCGCCTTCCGGAAGGGCTGGTTCGAGGTGCAGGACGAGGGCTCGCAGATCGTCGCCGATCTCGTCGTGCCCGGGGAGGGCGAGCAGGTGCTCGACTTCTGCGCCGGTGGCGGTGGCAAGACGCTCGCCATGGCGGCCGCCATGCACAACAAGGGCCAGGTCCACGCCTACGACACCGACCGCAAGCGCCTCGCCCCGATCATCGAGCGGCTGAAGCGCGCCGGCACGCGCAATGTCCAGGTCCACGAGGACCTTGCCGGCCTCGCCCCCATGACCGCGCGCTTCGACCGCGTGCTGGTCGACGCGCCCTGCACGGGCACCGGTACCTGGCGCCGGCGGCCGGACACCAAGTGGCGCCTCACCGAGAAGAACCTCGAGGAACGCCTCGCCCAGCAGCAGGAAGCCCTCGCCAATGCCAGCGCCTTCGTGCGCCCCGGCGGCCGCCTCATCTACGTCACCTGTTCCATCCTGCCGCAGGAGAACGAGGAACAGGTCCGCGGCTTCTGCAAGGCCAATTCCGATTTCGAGATCCTGCCCGTCATGGAGACCTGGCAGGCGCTCTTCGGCGCGGACAGGCCGCAGCCCCGCTCGCGCGACGGCAGGACCGTGACGCTGACGCCCGCCTCCACCGACACGGACGGTTTCTTCTTCTGCGCCATGGGCCGCAAAGGCTGA
- a CDS encoding septal ring lytic transglycosylase RlpA family protein — translation MLKLSSLALASLLAASSTFVTFSEAEAAGCGRASWYALHSRTASGERMNPNMLTAAHRSLRFGTKVKVTNSNNGKSVVVRINDRGPFIRGRVLDLSKAAASNIGMIRSGHAKICYEVIG, via the coding sequence ATGCTCAAGCTCTCCAGCCTCGCCCTTGCCTCCCTCCTCGCCGCCTCCTCGACATTCGTTACTTTCTCCGAAGCTGAAGCCGCCGGCTGCGGCCGCGCCTCGTGGTATGCGCTGCATTCGCGCACCGCTTCCGGCGAACGGATGAACCCGAACATGCTGACCGCCGCCCACCGGAGCCTGCGCTTCGGCACCAAGGTGAAGGTCACCAATTCGAACAACGGCAAGAGCGTCGTCGTCCGCATCAACGATCGCGGCCCGTTCATCCGCGGCCGGGTGCTCGACCTTTCCAAGGCAGCAGCCTCCAACATCGGCATGATCCGCTCGGGCCACGCCAAGATCTGTTACGAAGTCATCGGCTGA
- a CDS encoding SDR family oxidoreductase — MKHLLILGAGFSGKAIGETFLAAGFTVSGTTRSAEKEEALRSLGMTPLLFDGTISSDLAADMAHATHVVQSIAPGRDGDPLFRAGVPPLSQLMPKLEWAGYLSTVGVYGDHKGGWVDEGTALNPVSARSVERVEAEERWLAHGAASGLPVAVLRLAGIYGPGRNALRNMEEGTARRLIKQDQVFNRIRVEDIGRSALFLAERHLGGVWNITDDEPGPPQDVVAEAARLMGLPTPPDIPFETAELSPMARSFYGENKRVSNAKLKAAGFEFRFPNYRQSLAELLSSGRWRG; from the coding sequence ATGAAGCACCTCCTGATCCTCGGCGCCGGCTTTTCCGGCAAGGCCATCGGCGAAACCTTCCTGGCCGCCGGCTTCACCGTCTCCGGCACGACGCGCTCGGCGGAGAAGGAGGAGGCGCTGCGCAGCCTCGGCATGACGCCCCTCCTCTTCGACGGCACGATTTCCTCCGACCTCGCCGCCGACATGGCCCACGCCACCCATGTCGTGCAGTCCATCGCGCCCGGCCGCGACGGCGATCCGCTGTTCCGCGCCGGCGTTCCCCCGCTTTCGCAATTGATGCCGAAGCTCGAATGGGCCGGCTATCTCTCCACCGTCGGCGTTTATGGCGACCACAAGGGCGGCTGGGTCGATGAGGGGACCGCGCTGAACCCCGTTTCCGCCCGCTCCGTCGAGCGGGTCGAGGCGGAGGAGCGCTGGCTCGCCCATGGCGCGGCCTCCGGCCTTCCTGTCGCCGTGCTGCGCCTTGCCGGCATCTACGGGCCGGGCCGCAACGCGCTGCGCAACATGGAGGAAGGCACCGCCCGCCGCCTGATCAAGCAGGACCAGGTGTTCAACCGCATCCGCGTCGAGGACATCGGCCGCTCCGCGCTCTTCCTTGCCGAGCGACATCTCGGCGGCGTCTGGAACATCACCGACGACGAGCCCGGCCCGCCGCAGGACGTGGTCGCGGAAGCCGCCCGGCTGATGGGCCTGCCGACCCCGCCGGACATTCCTTTCGAAACGGCGGAACTTTCTCCCATGGCCCGGTCTTTCTACGGAGAGAACAAGCGCGTCTCGAACGCGAAACTGAAGGCTGCGGGCTTCGAATTCCGTTTCCCGAACTACCGCCAGTCGCTCGCCGAGCTTCTCTCGTCCGGGCGCTGGCGGGGCTGA
- the queG gene encoding tRNA epoxyqueuosine(34) reductase QueG, translating into MSGDDRLRRRLTDFLKAEAADKGFDLCRITGPDSIPQAPARLADFLSAGYHGTMDWMAETEARRADPRVLWSDVRSVVLFGMNYGPEHDPRAVLAMPDRAAISVYAQNRDYHDIIKGRLKEVATRFAARGGADVKVFVDTAPVMEKPLAAAAGLGWQGKHTNLVSRTHGSWLFLGSLFTTADLLRDEPERDHCGSCRACLDSCPTDAFPAPYKLDARRCISYLTIEHKGLIEPDIRERIGNRIYGCDDCLAACPWNKFAAAASEMKLVAREELKAPAIADLLTFDDPGFRAHFSGSPVKRIGRDRFIRNVLIAAGNSGDRDLIQTCIRLADDAAPVVRGMAAWALSRLMTASEFAEFAAGRADDADEGVRAEYARAKAERP; encoded by the coding sequence ATGTCGGGCGACGACAGGCTCCGGCGCCGCCTGACCGACTTCCTCAAGGCGGAGGCGGCGGACAAAGGCTTCGACCTCTGTCGCATCACCGGCCCCGATTCTATTCCCCAGGCGCCGGCACGACTCGCCGACTTCCTTTCCGCCGGCTACCACGGCACGATGGACTGGATGGCGGAGACCGAGGCGCGCCGGGCCGATCCGCGCGTCCTGTGGAGCGACGTGCGCTCCGTCGTCCTCTTCGGCATGAATTACGGGCCGGAGCACGATCCGCGCGCCGTGCTCGCCATGCCGGACCGCGCGGCGATCTCCGTCTATGCGCAGAACCGCGACTATCACGACATCATCAAGGGCCGGCTGAAGGAAGTGGCGACGCGCTTTGCCGCGCGCGGCGGGGCGGACGTCAAGGTCTTCGTCGATACCGCACCGGTCATGGAAAAGCCGCTGGCCGCCGCCGCCGGTCTCGGCTGGCAGGGCAAGCACACCAACCTCGTCAGCCGCACGCACGGCTCCTGGCTCTTCCTCGGCAGCCTCTTCACCACCGCCGACCTCCTCCGCGACGAACCGGAGCGCGACCATTGCGGCTCCTGCCGGGCCTGCCTCGATTCCTGCCCGACCGATGCCTTCCCGGCGCCCTACAAGCTCGATGCGCGGCGCTGCATCTCCTATCTCACGATCGAGCACAAAGGCTTGATCGAGCCGGACATCCGCGAAAGGATCGGCAACCGCATCTATGGCTGCGACGATTGCCTTGCCGCCTGTCCCTGGAACAAGTTCGCCGCGGCCGCCTCCGAGATGAAGCTCGTCGCCCGCGAGGAGCTGAAGGCGCCCGCCATCGCCGATCTCCTCACCTTCGACGATCCCGGCTTCCGCGCCCATTTCTCCGGCTCGCCCGTCAAGCGCATCGGCCGCGACCGCTTCATCCGCAACGTGCTGATCGCCGCCGGCAATTCCGGCGACCGCGACCTTATCCAAACCTGCATCCGCCTTGCCGACGATGCCGCGCCCGTGGTGCGCGGCATGGCCGCATGGGCGCTTTCCCGCCTGATGACGGCTTCCGAATTCGCGGAATTTGCGGCAGGAAGGGCGGATGACGCGGACGAGGGCGTGCGCGCGGAATATGCAAGAGCGAAGGCGGAAAGACCATGA
- a CDS encoding glutathione S-transferase family protein → MPTLYHHPMSSASRFVRLILAEYGFQTELAEEQPWENRRDFLALNPAGTLPVYVDDSMRALCGASIISEYLDETHGVLKRDRRLLAEDPFQRAEIRRLTEWFLQKMEQDVTRPLVRERIFKLQMTSDQGGGPPDSKILRNSRANIRQHMKYLSWLAGSRTYLAGDRLSYADLAAAAAVSVLDYMGEINWTDAPQAKDWYQRLKSRPSFRPLLAERVRGVTPVSHYADLDF, encoded by the coding sequence ATGCCCACACTCTATCATCACCCGATGTCCTCCGCCTCCCGTTTCGTCCGGCTGATCCTGGCGGAATACGGCTTCCAGACGGAGCTTGCCGAGGAGCAGCCCTGGGAAAACCGGCGCGACTTCCTGGCGCTCAACCCGGCCGGCACGCTGCCCGTCTATGTCGACGACAGCATGCGGGCGCTCTGTGGCGCGAGCATCATTTCGGAATATCTCGACGAGACCCATGGCGTCCTCAAGCGCGACCGGCGGCTGCTTGCCGAGGACCCGTTCCAGCGCGCGGAAATCCGCCGCCTTACCGAATGGTTCCTGCAGAAGATGGAGCAGGACGTGACGCGGCCCCTGGTGCGCGAGCGCATCTTCAAGCTTCAGATGACCTCCGACCAGGGCGGTGGCCCGCCGGACAGCAAGATCCTGCGCAATTCGCGCGCCAATATCCGCCAGCACATGAAATATCTCTCCTGGCTTGCCGGTTCGCGCACCTATCTTGCCGGCGACCGGCTCAGCTATGCCGACCTTGCCGCCGCCGCCGCCGTCTCCGTTCTCGACTATATGGGCGAGATCAACTGGACGGACGCGCCGCAGGCCAAGGACTGGTACCAGCGGCTGAAATCCCGCCCCTCCTTCCGCCCGCTGCTCGCCGAGCGCGTGCGCGGCGTGACCCCGGTCTCGCATTACGCGGACCTCGACTTCTGA
- a CDS encoding undecaprenyl-diphosphate phosphatase, with amino-acid sequence MADQSIVSALVLGLIEGLTEFIPVSSTAHILLAGHFLGFKSPGNTFAVLIQLGAILAILSVYSAKLLRIAFALPSSPEARRFVISILVAFLPAAVIGALAHDFIKTVLFETPMLICVVLIVGGVILYAIDRMPLTPRYTDAMKYPPSLAFKIGLCQCLAMIPGTSRSGATIAGALLMGTDKRSAAEFSFFLAMPTMVGAFALDLYKNRDALSSDDVLLIGVGFAAAFVAGLFVVRSLLDFVSRRGFTLFAIWRIVVGVLGLAALLIWG; translated from the coding sequence ATGGCAGACCAGTCCATCGTCAGCGCCCTCGTTCTCGGCCTAATCGAGGGCTTGACCGAATTCATCCCCGTCTCTTCCACCGCCCATATCCTGCTCGCCGGGCATTTCCTCGGCTTCAAGTCGCCCGGCAACACCTTCGCGGTGTTGATCCAGCTCGGCGCGATCCTCGCGATCCTGTCGGTCTACAGCGCCAAGCTGCTGCGCATCGCCTTCGCGCTGCCCTCGAGCCCGGAGGCGCGGCGCTTCGTCATCAGCATCCTCGTCGCCTTCCTGCCGGCTGCGGTGATCGGCGCGCTGGCGCATGATTTCATCAAGACGGTGCTTTTCGAGACGCCGATGCTGATCTGCGTCGTGCTGATCGTCGGCGGCGTCATCCTCTATGCGATCGACCGCATGCCGCTGACGCCGCGCTATACGGATGCGATGAAGTACCCGCCGTCGCTCGCCTTCAAGATCGGTCTTTGCCAGTGCCTCGCGATGATCCCCGGCACCTCGCGCTCGGGCGCGACAATCGCCGGCGCCCTCCTGATGGGCACCGACAAGCGCTCGGCGGCGGAATTCTCGTTCTTCCTGGCGATGCCGACCATGGTCGGCGCCTTCGCGCTCGACCTCTACAAGAACCGGGACGCGCTTTCGTCCGACGACGTGCTTCTCATCGGCGTCGGCTTTGCCGCCGCCTTCGTCGCGGGCCTCTTCGTCGTGCGCTCGCTGCTCGACTTCGTCTCGCGGCGCGGCTTCACGCTGTTCGCGATCTGGCGGATCGTCGTCGGCGTGCTGGGCCTTGCGGCGCTTCTGATCTGGGGCTGA
- a CDS encoding complex I NDUFA9 subunit family protein, which yields MTLSNLPPLVTVFGGSGFVGRHVVRALARRGYRIRVAVRRPDLAGFLQPIGGVGQISFVQANLRYRQSVDRAVEGSDHVVNCVGVLFETGRNTFDAVQDFGARAVAEAARAVGAKLTHISAIGADENSPSSYARTKARGEAAVMRTVPDAVILRPSIVFGPEDGFFNKFAEMSRFAPALPLIGGGHTKFQPVYVNDVAEAVARSVDGTIGRGRVYELGGPEVLTFRQCLETMLRIVDRKRPLVALPFGIASLIGSIASLIPFVKPPLTSDQVKLLRADNMVSEAARKEGRTLEGLGIEPVLAEAILPSYLVRYRPQGQFTKIDRTA from the coding sequence ATGACCTTGTCCAACCTTCCGCCGCTCGTCACCGTCTTCGGCGGCTCGGGCTTCGTCGGGCGTCATGTGGTGCGCGCGCTGGCGCGCCGCGGCTACCGCATCCGCGTCGCCGTGCGCCGCCCGGACCTCGCCGGCTTCCTGCAGCCGATCGGCGGCGTCGGCCAGATCTCCTTCGTCCAGGCGAACCTGCGCTACCGCCAGTCCGTCGATCGCGCCGTCGAAGGCTCCGACCATGTCGTCAACTGCGTCGGCGTGCTCTTCGAGACCGGCCGCAACACTTTCGATGCCGTTCAGGATTTCGGCGCCCGCGCGGTGGCGGAAGCGGCCCGTGCCGTCGGCGCGAAGCTCACCCACATCTCCGCCATCGGCGCGGACGAGAACTCCCCCTCCTCCTATGCCCGCACCAAGGCGCGCGGCGAGGCGGCGGTCATGCGCACGGTGCCGGACGCCGTGATCCTGCGCCCGTCCATCGTCTTCGGCCCGGAAGACGGCTTCTTCAACAAATTCGCCGAGATGTCACGCTTCGCGCCGGCCCTGCCGCTCATCGGCGGCGGGCACACGAAGTTCCAGCCGGTCTATGTGAACGACGTCGCCGAAGCGGTGGCCCGCTCGGTGGACGGCACGATCGGGCGCGGCCGCGTCTATGAGCTCGGCGGCCCGGAAGTGCTGACTTTCCGCCAGTGTCTCGAAACGATGCTGCGCATCGTCGACCGCAAGCGCCCGCTCGTCGCGCTGCCCTTCGGCATCGCGTCGCTGATCGGCTCCATCGCCTCGCTGATCCCCTTCGTCAAGCCGCCGCTGACCTCCGACCAGGTCAAGCTGCTGCGCGCCGACAACATGGTGTCCGAGGCTGCCCGCAAGGAAGGCCGCACGCTGGAAGGCCTCGGCATCGAGCCGGTCCTCGCAGAGGCGATCCTGCCGAGCTATCTCGTGCGCTACCGCCCGCAGGGCCAGTTCACCAAGATCGACCGCACGGCCTGA
- a CDS encoding DUF1330 domain-containing protein, whose product MPKGYWIAQVDVRDPERYKDYVAAAKPAFEKYGANFIARGGAFAQLEGRVRARNVIIEFPSLQAAVDCYNSPEYQIAAAIRQEVADAEMVVVEGL is encoded by the coding sequence ATGCCCAAGGGTTACTGGATTGCACAGGTCGATGTGCGCGATCCCGAGCGCTACAAGGACTACGTGGCCGCCGCCAAGCCGGCCTTCGAGAAATACGGGGCGAACTTCATCGCCCGCGGCGGCGCCTTCGCGCAGCTTGAGGGCCGCGTGCGCGCCCGCAACGTGATCATCGAGTTCCCCTCGCTGCAGGCCGCCGTCGACTGTTACAACTCACCGGAATACCAGATCGCCGCCGCGATCCGCCAGGAAGTGGCGGATGCGGAGATGGTGGTCGTCGAAGGCCTCTGA